The following proteins are encoded in a genomic region of Acidobacteriota bacterium:
- the ftsH gene encoding ATP-dependent zinc metalloprotease FtsH, giving the protein MSSKAKQVLLWLMIISSALVFVWFLQTKQTKPPAELSIDMAITRINNKEINEAFFKQSQVEFTDASGNKFVTIVGSDATREMLGKKVDEFNKENQTAQIKTTDEPKSEGWGWIMLIQFLPFLLLMGFLLFTLRQMQAGGNKALSFGKSKAKLLNNQQKRITFKDVAGVEEAKEELVEIIEFLKDPQKFQKLGGKIPKGVLMVGPPGTGKTLLAKAVAGEANVPFFSISGSDFVEMFVGVGASRVRDLFEQGKKNAPCIIFIDEIDAVGRHRGAGLGGGHDEREQTLNQLLVEMDGFESNDGVILVASTNRPDVLDPALLRPGRFDRRVVVGRPDVRGREGILKVHTRKIPLDEAVDINVIARGTPGFTGADLANIVNEAALNAARFNKKVVAMNDFEIAKDKVMMGAERRSMVISDEEKRITAYHEAGHTLVGLKVPNSDPVHKVTIIPRGMALGVTMYLPEKDRLSATKEFLLGQIATSMGGRIAEDVFIGSITTGASNDIERASEIARAMVCEYGMSDLGPMTFGKKEEQIFLGREISQHRDYSEDTAIKIDQEVQKIVSQQYARAEKIIKDNKDAMIRLAEALLEFETLDAVQIRRVVAGLPLDRDDSPSTTNDGGTPETEETSNNPFKKPILPTPATA; this is encoded by the coding sequence TTGAGTTCTAAAGCAAAGCAAGTTTTATTGTGGTTGATGATCATCTCGAGTGCGCTGGTGTTTGTGTGGTTCCTGCAGACCAAACAGACAAAACCGCCGGCAGAATTGTCGATCGACATGGCGATCACCCGCATCAACAATAAAGAGATCAACGAAGCGTTCTTTAAACAATCGCAGGTCGAATTCACTGATGCTTCGGGTAATAAGTTCGTAACGATAGTCGGCAGCGACGCGACCCGCGAAATGCTCGGCAAAAAGGTCGACGAGTTTAACAAGGAAAACCAGACCGCTCAGATCAAGACGACCGACGAGCCCAAGAGCGAAGGTTGGGGCTGGATAATGTTGATCCAGTTCTTGCCGTTCCTGCTCTTGATGGGATTTTTGCTTTTCACGCTGCGGCAGATGCAGGCCGGTGGAAACAAGGCCTTGAGCTTTGGAAAATCTAAGGCAAAACTGCTCAACAATCAGCAAAAGCGCATCACATTTAAGGATGTCGCCGGCGTCGAAGAGGCAAAAGAAGAACTCGTCGAGATCATCGAGTTTCTAAAAGATCCGCAAAAATTCCAGAAGCTCGGCGGCAAGATCCCTAAGGGTGTCCTGATGGTGGGCCCTCCGGGAACCGGTAAAACCTTGCTTGCCAAGGCTGTCGCCGGCGAAGCTAACGTTCCTTTCTTTTCAATTTCAGGTTCTGACTTCGTCGAGATGTTTGTCGGCGTCGGAGCTTCGCGTGTTCGAGATCTTTTTGAACAGGGTAAGAAAAATGCTCCTTGCATCATCTTTATCGACGAGATCGATGCCGTCGGACGCCACCGCGGTGCCGGCCTGGGCGGCGGTCACGATGAACGTGAACAGACTCTCAACCAACTGCTAGTCGAAATGGACGGTTTTGAATCGAATGACGGTGTGATACTCGTCGCGTCGACAAACAGGCCTGACGTGCTCGATCCTGCGCTTCTGAGGCCGGGTCGATTTGACCGACGCGTTGTCGTCGGTCGGCCTGATGTTCGTGGACGCGAGGGAATTCTCAAGGTCCACACCCGCAAGATCCCGCTCGACGAAGCCGTCGATATCAACGTGATCGCTCGCGGAACGCCCGGATTTACCGGAGCCGACCTCGCGAATATTGTTAATGAAGCGGCACTCAATGCTGCTCGTTTTAACAAAAAAGTGGTCGCGATGAACGATTTTGAGATCGCCAAGGACAAGGTCATGATGGGCGCAGAACGCCGGAGCATGGTCATCTCGGACGAGGAAAAACGCATAACGGCATATCACGAAGCGGGCCACACGCTGGTCGGCCTCAAGGTGCCGAATTCGGACCCTGTCCACAAGGTGACGATCATTCCACGCGGAATGGCTCTCGGCGTGACGATGTATCTGCCGGAGAAAGACCGTCTGAGTGCGACCAAGGAATTCTTGCTCGGCCAGATCGCGACCTCGATGGGCGGACGTATTGCCGAGGATGTTTTCATCGGCAGCATCACGACCGGTGCTTCGAACGATATCGAACGTGCATCAGAGATCGCTCGTGCGATGGTTTGCGAATACGGTATGTCAGACCTCGGGCCGATGACCTTCGGCAAAAAGGAGGAGCAGATCTTTCTCGGACGCGAGATCTCGCAGCATCGTGATTACTCCGAGGACACCGCGATAAAGATCGATCAGGAAGTGCAAAAGATAGTCTCACAGCAATACGCTCGGGCCGAAAAGATCATCAAGGACAACAAAGACGCGATGATCCGCCTTGCCGAAGCACTGCTCGAATTTGAAACGCTCGATGCAGTTCAGATCCGCCGCGTAGTCGCCGGATTGCCGCTCGACCGCGACGATTCGCCTTCGACGACGAATGACGGCGGAACGCCGGAAACGGAAGAGACATCGAACAATCCTTTCAAAAAACCGATCCTGCCAACGCCCGCAACGGCCTAA
- a CDS encoding PilT/PilU family type 4a pilus ATPase has translation MSLLDIAPIIEQMLLISDNVSDLNFSANQKPQVEINGVLYPTSPIGLGKLTPYQTEMIAMSLLRDNPDAANHLWKNRTADLSYALPGKCRFRVNIFQQRSSFSIVMRVIPHQIPDFNSLRLPKTLEDIAEIRNGIVLLTGPTGSGKSSTLAAIIDRINEIKAYHIVTIEDPIEFLHNHKKSTINQREVGADTKDFASALRAALRQAPKVILVGEMRDLETAEIALEAAETGHLVLSTLHTIDASKTIDRIVGLYPKNEERIIRTRLAQTFRYIVSQRLIPRADGKGRMAAVEILKSNPRTREYIEKGESEGKSLLDAIRDGEIDGMQDFDSVIRDMIDRGDISMDDGLSFATNQNNLLLQLKGLSSTEDYSTANRPQQAKNHASAPPPPPASNPDSVLNMME, from the coding sequence ATGAGTTTGCTAGACATAGCGCCCATAATTGAGCAGATGCTGCTCATTTCAGACAACGTCTCTGACCTCAATTTTTCGGCCAATCAAAAGCCCCAGGTCGAGATCAACGGTGTTCTTTATCCGACATCGCCGATCGGTTTAGGTAAATTGACACCCTATCAAACCGAAATGATCGCGATGTCTCTGCTTCGGGATAATCCGGATGCGGCCAATCACCTTTGGAAGAACCGTACCGCCGATCTCAGCTACGCCTTGCCGGGCAAATGCCGTTTTCGTGTAAATATTTTCCAGCAGCGGAGTTCTTTCTCGATCGTGATGCGTGTCATCCCGCATCAGATACCTGATTTTAATTCGCTGCGGTTGCCGAAAACGCTCGAAGACATCGCCGAGATACGCAACGGCATCGTTCTGCTCACCGGGCCGACCGGTTCGGGTAAGAGTTCGACGCTCGCAGCGATCATCGATCGTATAAACGAGATCAAGGCATATCACATCGTGACGATCGAAGACCCGATCGAATTTCTGCACAACCACAAAAAATCGACCATCAACCAACGCGAGGTCGGTGCCGATACCAAAGATTTTGCCTCCGCACTTCGCGCCGCACTTAGACAGGCTCCAAAAGTGATCCTCGTCGGCGAAATGCGTGACCTCGAGACCGCTGAGATCGCTCTCGAAGCCGCAGAAACGGGCCACCTTGTGCTCTCGACGCTCCACACGATCGACGCCTCAAAAACGATCGACCGTATCGTCGGGCTTTATCCGAAGAATGAAGAGCGGATCATCCGAACGCGGCTTGCCCAGACATTTCGCTACATCGTATCGCAGCGTTTGATCCCGCGTGCAGACGGCAAAGGCCGTATGGCTGCCGTCGAGATACTTAAATCAAATCCCCGAACCCGCGAATATATCGAAAAGGGCGAAAGCGAAGGCAAGTCATTGCTTGATGCGATCCGCGACGGCGAGATCGATGGAATGCAGGATTTCGATTCGGTCATTCGCGACATGATCGACCGCGGAGACATTTCGATGGATGACGGCCTGTCATTTGCAACCAATCAAAACAACTTGCTGCTCCAGCTCAAAGGCCTTTCATCGACCGAAGATTATTCGACCGCGAACCGACCTCAACAGGCAAAGAACCACGCGTCGGCACCGCCTCCGCCGCCCGCGTCGAATCCTGATTCGGTATTGAACATGATGGAATAG
- a CDS encoding zinc-ribbon domain-containing protein, whose translation MIIRCDNCSVSLQLDESKIPSGNFTVRCPRCQNMLRVQKDAAGRGLSTVQQLESSQPASAVPDGAQEFAEKESGIQINSALRSLMSALKSDKGVLESDEEQNEKPRRILLCLGAKLDETAKLLSSSGYKVYVAQTPAQANERLREGKTEMLIFSPDFAPELGGAAVIQQKANAMYSSERRRLFLVSLEDSAATMNAHDAFLRNLNLVVNTQDLAQLPLILNRSVGDYNDLYNYFNRAAGLSPI comes from the coding sequence ATGATAATACGCTGCGATAACTGCTCTGTTTCTCTACAGTTAGACGAATCCAAGATACCCAGCGGCAACTTTACCGTTCGGTGCCCTAGATGCCAGAACATGCTCCGCGTTCAAAAGGATGCGGCCGGCCGAGGACTCTCGACCGTGCAGCAGCTCGAATCGAGCCAGCCCGCATCGGCAGTTCCCGACGGCGCACAGGAATTTGCCGAAAAGGAATCAGGCATTCAGATCAACAGCGCATTGCGTTCGCTGATGTCGGCACTTAAATCGGACAAGGGCGTTCTTGAAAGCGACGAGGAACAAAACGAAAAGCCCCGCCGAATCCTGCTCTGTCTGGGCGCAAAACTCGACGAGACCGCAAAGCTGCTATCGTCGTCCGGTTACAAGGTGTATGTCGCCCAAACACCGGCCCAGGCAAACGAACGGCTCCGCGAAGGAAAGACGGAAATGCTGATATTCTCGCCGGATTTTGCTCCCGAATTGGGCGGAGCGGCTGTGATCCAGCAAAAGGCCAATGCGATGTATTCGTCCGAACGCCGCCGGCTTTTCCTGGTATCGCTCGAAGATTCGGCAGCAACGATGAATGCCCACGACGCGTTTCTGAGAAATCTGAATTTGGTAGTAAACACCCAAGATCTCGCTCAATTGCCGCTAATTTTGAATCGCTCGGTTGGCGATTATAACGATCTCTACAATTATTTTAATCGGGCCGCCGGCCTGTCACCGATCTAA
- the thiE gene encoding thiamine phosphate synthase, with amino-acid sequence MNTRNVKFAIPEIYPITDTQLSGLSHTEQARRLIEGGARIIQLREKYASPLDWFDDARAAAKLCRQNDVVLIVNDRVDIAMAIDADGVHLGQTDLPPVAARRLLGKVPIIGYSTHSIVQVRDALEFDIDYLAFGPIFSTTTKADPDDIVGIDLLREVREIAGRLPLVAIGGIDLNNAASVLAAGADSIAVISGLLANGSTIAEQTRKFISLSVKTV; translated from the coding sequence TTGAACACTCGAAACGTGAAATTCGCAATTCCGGAGATCTATCCGATAACCGATACTCAATTATCGGGCCTTTCTCACACCGAACAGGCCCGACGTTTGATCGAAGGCGGTGCTCGGATCATTCAGCTCCGCGAAAAATACGCTTCTCCTCTTGATTGGTTTGACGATGCTCGAGCAGCAGCGAAATTGTGCAGACAGAATGATGTCGTTCTGATCGTCAACGACCGCGTTGATATTGCAATGGCGATCGATGCCGACGGCGTCCATCTCGGTCAAACGGATCTGCCGCCTGTCGCTGCTCGCCGTCTTCTCGGAAAGGTTCCGATCATCGGTTATTCAACCCATTCGATCGTACAGGTGCGCGATGCCCTCGAGTTTGACATTGACTATCTCGCTTTCGGCCCCATATTCTCAACAACTACGAAAGCAGATCCTGACGACATCGTAGGCATCGACTTGCTCCGTGAGGTTCGGGAGATCGCCGGCCGTCTGCCGCTGGTCGCGATCGGCGGTATTGATCTTAATAATGCAGCTTCTGTCCTTGCGGCAGGTGCCGATTCGATAGCTGTCATCAGCGGTCTTTTGGCAAATGGCTCAACGATCGCTGAGCAAACTCGAAAGTTCATTTCGCTGAGTGTTAAAACAGTTTAG
- the rimI gene encoding ribosomal protein S18-alanine N-acetyltransferase produces the protein MAVLTTIRNFFSAPLAAEPDIIVPARPTTYSIHPLTIDQLKEVLRLNIRCFRNGDNYTKHTFDYLLNEPRTLSYRMLAENGEMVAFAFVMESDNGSAHLTTIGVAPEHRRRGLAEKLLLHIEKAVHSRGLATIMLEVRVGNNPAQELYRRNGYTIVQRVNKYYTNGEDCFLMMKGLF, from the coding sequence ATGGCCGTATTGACCACAATTCGAAATTTCTTTTCGGCACCGCTCGCAGCCGAGCCGGACATCATCGTCCCCGCACGGCCGACCACGTACTCGATACATCCGTTGACGATCGACCAGCTCAAGGAAGTTCTGCGGCTAAATATTCGCTGCTTTCGCAATGGAGACAATTACACCAAGCACACGTTCGATTACTTGTTGAATGAGCCGCGGACATTGAGCTATCGGATGCTTGCCGAAAATGGCGAGATGGTCGCTTTTGCCTTCGTAATGGAAAGTGACAACGGATCGGCACACCTCACAACGATCGGGGTCGCTCCGGAACATCGACGCCGCGGGCTCGCTGAAAAACTGCTTTTGCACATTGAGAAGGCGGTACATTCCCGCGGCCTGGCGACGATCATGCTCGAGGTTCGTGTCGGCAATAACCCGGCACAAGAACTCTATCGACGAAATGGTTACACGATCGTGCAACGGGTGAACAAATATTACACCAACGGTGAAGATTGTTTTCTGATGATGAAAGGCCTGTTTTGA
- a CDS encoding LptE family protein: protein MKYLKVLPAIIAFLFVSGFTECYKPVTNSGLPKNIKTVAVPAFQFEAKGMRYRVESRFTEAVTREIIRRGNGIKVQGTRTGADAVVEGTIRDFSFSGVLLDREGRARVYEVTIIGSVTIRDLKQNTILYDNQNFVFRDSFEFSEDPRSFFNEEDPSVERMARAFAESVVSAVVNGIGVNEEKK, encoded by the coding sequence ATGAAATATCTAAAAGTATTACCGGCCATCATCGCGTTTCTTTTTGTCTCAGGTTTCACCGAGTGCTACAAACCGGTGACCAACTCCGGTTTGCCTAAGAATATCAAGACGGTCGCGGTACCGGCGTTTCAGTTTGAGGCGAAAGGGATGCGGTACCGTGTCGAATCGCGATTTACCGAGGCCGTAACGCGAGAGATCATTCGCCGCGGCAACGGGATCAAAGTGCAAGGAACACGTACTGGTGCGGATGCGGTTGTCGAGGGCACGATACGCGACTTCAGCTTTTCGGGCGTTTTGCTCGACCGCGAAGGCCGTGCCCGCGTTTATGAAGTGACGATCATCGGCTCGGTCACGATCCGCGACCTGAAGCAGAACACGATACTCTACGACAATCAGAATTTCGTGTTTCGCGATTCGTTCGAATTTAGCGAGGATCCGCGTTCGTTCTTTAACGAAGAAGACCCGTCCGTTGAACGCATGGCACGTGCCTTCGCCGAATCCGTCGTTTCGGCTGTGGTGAACGGTATCGGGGTGAATGAAGAGAAGAAATAG
- the folP gene encoding dihydropteroate synthase, protein MNHPVQRSSLPTVRVSAIWQTSRRQISLDRALVMAILNVTPDSFSDGGAFLAVDDALRQAEMLIGEGADIIDIGGESTRPGSERVSAEVEIERVVPVIEAIAKRFDVAVSIDTSKSHVAAAAMDAGAEIINDISGLRFDAEIADVAAQTNAGLVLMHSCGHFETMHSKPPVEDIFAEVSADLKRSVNEAKAAGVADANIVLDVGIGFGKTLEQNLELIAKLDRLVNEFAEFPILVGTSRKSFIGKILGGVPPSERLGGSIASALIAVQNGAKIVRVHDVKETVAAIMTAAAIEGEMKV, encoded by the coding sequence ATGAATCATCCTGTACAACGTAGCTCGCTCCCTACCGTTCGTGTTTCTGCCATCTGGCAAACCTCACGCCGACAGATCAGCCTCGACCGTGCGTTGGTGATGGCGATATTGAATGTTACGCCGGACAGTTTTTCTGACGGCGGGGCGTTTTTGGCGGTTGATGACGCGTTGCGGCAGGCTGAAATGCTGATAGGGGAAGGTGCCGATATTATCGACATCGGCGGCGAATCGACACGGCCGGGGAGCGAGCGAGTTTCGGCGGAGGTTGAGATCGAGCGTGTTGTGCCCGTGATCGAGGCGATCGCGAAGCGGTTTGATGTTGCTGTGTCGATAGATACGAGCAAATCACACGTTGCTGCCGCTGCGATGGATGCCGGCGCAGAGATAATCAATGACATTTCGGGGCTTCGGTTCGATGCGGAGATCGCAGATGTTGCTGCGCAGACGAATGCAGGTCTAGTGCTGATGCACTCGTGCGGCCACTTTGAAACGATGCATTCCAAACCGCCGGTCGAGGACATCTTTGCGGAGGTTTCCGCCGATCTAAAACGATCCGTCAATGAGGCAAAAGCTGCGGGGGTAGCGGACGCGAATATTGTTCTGGACGTCGGTATCGGGTTTGGTAAAACACTTGAGCAAAACTTAGAGTTGATAGCGAAACTTGATAGACTGGTAAACGAATTTGCAGAATTTCCGATACTCGTCGGCACATCGCGTAAGTCGTTTATCGGCAAGATATTGGGCGGTGTTCCACCGTCGGAGCGTTTGGGCGGCAGTATCGCTTCGGCGCTAATTGCCGTTCAAAACGGAGCAAAGATCGTCCGCGTGCATGATGTGAAAGAGACGGTCGCTGCGATAATGACCGCCGCCGCGATCGAAGGAGAAATGAAGGTATGA
- the holA gene encoding DNA polymerase III subunit delta, which translates to MAVLTREQLWNQLKGGEILPVYVLFGVETQLRDKAVKAIADKCFSEGDLRDFNEDEFSLNSDENLQRALGAADQLPMMASRRVIRITDVRVTAGGKTDTIKEEHEPALRRYLDNPSPTSTVIFISDDLNGVKKMGKLLRSQPGAVEFSILEDEELARAAQRGFAEHGIKIDHAAVRYLVSLVGPNVRRLTNEVEKLSAAAMPEAVVTANLIDALVPNTREITNFALTDQIVRKNKAKALTVLHKVLDDGAEPVMLLGLISYNFRRLLMVADMMSRGMDRREVARVMNLRYSDQEDFLKAARQIGAKKLAHALKRIAETDIALKSSLGGGGPTGSRMQIEMLVCELASM; encoded by the coding sequence ATGGCGGTGTTGACCAGGGAACAGCTTTGGAATCAGTTGAAGGGCGGCGAGATATTGCCGGTCTATGTGCTCTTTGGCGTTGAGACGCAGCTGCGCGACAAGGCTGTAAAGGCTATCGCGGACAAATGCTTTAGCGAGGGCGACCTGCGTGATTTCAATGAGGACGAATTCAGCCTCAATTCGGACGAGAATCTGCAGCGGGCGTTGGGGGCAGCTGATCAGCTGCCGATGATGGCGTCCCGGCGTGTGATACGAATTACCGATGTACGAGTAACTGCCGGCGGCAAGACGGACACGATCAAAGAAGAGCATGAGCCGGCCTTGCGGCGATATCTCGATAACCCTTCGCCGACGTCAACGGTCATTTTCATTTCGGACGACCTTAACGGCGTCAAAAAAATGGGCAAATTGCTTCGTTCTCAGCCCGGAGCTGTCGAATTTTCGATCCTCGAGGACGAGGAACTTGCAAGGGCGGCCCAACGAGGTTTTGCTGAACACGGTATCAAGATCGATCACGCTGCTGTACGTTATCTTGTTTCGCTCGTCGGCCCGAATGTCCGCCGATTGACGAACGAGGTCGAAAAACTCTCGGCCGCAGCGATGCCCGAGGCCGTTGTAACCGCCAATCTGATCGATGCTCTCGTTCCAAATACACGCGAGATCACCAATTTTGCTTTGACCGATCAGATCGTTCGCAAAAATAAGGCAAAGGCATTGACGGTGCTGCACAAGGTCCTTGATGACGGTGCCGAGCCGGTAATGCTGCTCGGCCTGATCTCATACAATTTCAGGCGACTGCTGATGGTCGCGGACATGATGTCGAGGGGAATGGACCGCCGCGAGGTGGCTCGTGTAATGAACCTGCGGTACAGCGATCAGGAAGATTTTCTCAAAGCCGCACGTCAGATCGGCGCCAAAAAACTCGCCCACGCGCTAAAGCGCATAGCCGAGACCGACATCGCCCTTAAATCTTCGCTTGGCGGCGGCGGGCCGACAGGATCGCGGATGCAGATCGAAATGCTCGTCTGTGAACTTGCCTCAATGTAA
- the queA gene encoding tRNA preQ1(34) S-adenosylmethionine ribosyltransferase-isomerase QueA: MRISEFDYELPPELIAQTAAERRDGSRMLVVDRTSGSFEDQSFTDLPVFVRSGDLIVVNNTKVFPARLIGRSETGARIEAFLVAETSDGCWDVLAKPAKRLHQGKRIIFDKRLSAVVIEKLSDGKVRLNFESDGDFYDILNGIGRTPLPPYIKRDQTNVDTDRERYQTVYAKERGAIAAPTAGLHFTPAMFDLLRNAGAEIAEITLHVGYGTFEPIRAEDLADHHVSPESYSISDHTADMLDRAKSEGRRIIAVGTTTTRALESSITATGIFGSGHSLAELTLRPGYKFRAVDALLTNFHLPQSSLLLLTSSFGGHGLIMDAYRHAVRERYRFYSYGDCMLIV, from the coding sequence ATGCGGATCTCCGAATTTGATTACGAATTGCCGCCCGAATTGATCGCTCAAACGGCGGCCGAGCGTCGCGATGGCTCGCGAATGCTTGTCGTTGACCGGACCTCGGGCAGCTTTGAGGATCAATCGTTCACTGATCTTCCTGTGTTTGTCCGTTCGGGTGACCTGATCGTGGTCAATAATACAAAGGTCTTTCCCGCGCGTCTTATCGGCCGGTCCGAAACCGGAGCGAGGATCGAGGCATTCCTTGTTGCTGAGACGAGCGATGGTTGTTGGGACGTATTGGCCAAGCCGGCCAAACGTCTGCATCAGGGCAAACGTATTATTTTTGACAAACGACTCTCTGCCGTTGTTATCGAAAAGCTTTCCGACGGTAAAGTGCGCCTCAATTTTGAATCGGACGGTGATTTTTACGACATCTTGAACGGCATCGGCCGCACGCCGCTTCCGCCGTATATCAAACGCGACCAAACGAACGTCGATACTGACAGAGAGCGGTATCAGACCGTTTACGCTAAGGAACGCGGAGCGATCGCGGCTCCGACGGCCGGATTGCATTTTACCCCGGCGATGTTTGACCTGCTGAGGAATGCCGGTGCAGAGATCGCCGAGATCACCTTGCATGTCGGCTATGGAACCTTCGAGCCCATAAGGGCCGAAGATCTCGCCGATCATCACGTTTCCCCCGAGTCATACAGTATCAGTGACCACACGGCTGATATGCTGGACCGAGCCAAGTCTGAAGGGCGACGGATCATCGCGGTGGGTACGACGACGACCAGAGCACTGGAAAGCTCGATCACAGCAACCGGAATATTCGGATCCGGGCATTCCCTTGCTGAACTGACGCTCAGGCCGGGATACAAATTTCGGGCGGTCGATGCTCTGCTTACTAATTTTCACCTGCCGCAGAGCTCGTTGCTGTTACTGACATCGTCTTTTGGCGGACATGGATTGATAATGGATGCGTATCGTCATGCCGTCCGCGAGCGATATCGCTTTTACAGCTACGGCGACTGTATGTTAATTGTTTAA